One segment of Vagococcus martis DNA contains the following:
- a CDS encoding transposase — MRFFVLGIEKGAFLDDSLIFNEDWLSREARNNRSVNMITGRLVNKDKQCKKCGFYQFVKNGTYQTISQLPEVERRPTYLKLHRARYLCRNCGSTFSASTSLVDDYSQISKQLKYQIAFDLAGMSFICADATSKKIIDILPDKGLHKLVSYFMKYSRKSRLKVRFLVMDMNASYGQLLKTVFPNAIIKRKESGIED, encoded by the coding sequence ATGCGATTTTTTGTTTTAGGCATAGAAAAAGGGGCATTCTTAGATGATTCTCTTATTTTTAATGAGGATTGGTTGTCTCGCGAAGCGAGAAACAACCGCTCAGTTAACATGATTACAGGAAGATTAGTGAATAAGGATAAGCAATGCAAGAAATGTGGATTTTATCAATTCGTTAAAAATGGAACGTATCAAACCATTAGTCAATTGCCTGAAGTTGAACGTCGCCCAACTTATCTGAAACTTCACAGAGCACGTTACCTTTGTAGAAACTGTGGATCAACTTTCAGTGCTTCTACTTCTCTAGTAGATGACTATTCTCAAATTTCTAAACAGCTTAAATACCAAATTGCTTTTGACTTAGCTGGAATGAGCTTTATTTGTGCTGATGCGACATCTAAAAAAATAATCGATATCTTACCTGATAAAGGATTACATAAGTTGGTTTCTTACTTTATGAAGTATTCCAGAAAATCACGTTTAAAAGTAAGATTTTTGGTCATGGACATGAATGCAAGTTACGGTCAACTATTAAAAACAGTCTTTCCAAACGCCATAATCAAGAGGAAGGAAAGCGGTATCGAAGATTAA
- a CDS encoding CtsR family transcriptional regulator, translated as MENKNMSDIIEEHLKELLANEDIIEIKRAELANQFNCVPSQINYVINTRFTIPKGYRVESKRGGGGYIRIVKVKLIQYKTKLCEEIPEMISNGLTESEAFAILNELHDNDIITLRERHLLQAAFKLNGISRSSEERLLRSNMMIAIIERLTYKEREELR; from the coding sequence ATGGAGAATAAAAACATGTCAGATATTATAGAAGAACATCTAAAAGAATTGTTGGCCAATGAAGATATTATAGAAATTAAACGAGCGGAACTTGCTAATCAGTTTAATTGCGTCCCTTCGCAAATCAATTACGTGATAAATACGAGATTCACGATTCCAAAAGGATATAGAGTAGAAAGTAAGCGTGGCGGTGGTGGTTATATTCGAATTGTTAAGGTGAAATTAATTCAATATAAAACTAAATTGTGTGAAGAAATACCTGAGATGATTAGTAATGGTTTGACAGAAAGTGAGGCATTTGCTATTTTAAATGAACTACATGATAATGATATTATTACGTTACGTGAAAGGCATTTGTTGCAAGCAGCCTTTAAATTAAATGGGATTAGCCGTTCTTCTGAAGAAAGACTGTTAAGATCTAATATGATGATTGCTATTATAGAGCGTTTAACATATAAAGAAAGAGAGGAACTTAGATGA
- a CDS encoding ATP-dependent Clp protease ATP-binding subunit, with amino-acid sequence MSELFTKRANDVLELAQESARYFKHDTVGTEDLLLGLVKEPRGVGGKAIRKLNIDEEVIFEEIEQVVQYGSYKTKKGQLLPYSPRAKDVLAFAGEEAKRLGAPSIGTEHILLALIREDTLLSARILQNFTVDLKKLRKDILKRVGINENSKNGKSRKSAKSLTNEGTPTLESLARDLTQSAREKRLDPLVGRDTEVERLIQILSRRTKNNPVLVGDPGVGKTAIAEGLAQRIVAANVPKDMRNKRVMMLDMGAVVAGTKYRGEFEDRMKKLVDEIYHDGEVILFIDELHTLIGAGGAEGAIDASNILKPALARGELQTIGATTLDEYQKYIEKDPALERRFAKILVDEPNEEETIDILSGLKAQYEEHHQVAITEEAIEAAVKLSIRYINDRQLPDKAIDLIDEAAAKVRLNQAEKPSPIVKQQQVLADIYKQKEEAIISQNFAEVVEIREIEKKALKKLAKLVEKQEKESAGYIQKVTEEDIESVISQWTGIPLTQLEKKESERLLDLEKVMHERVVGQEEAVESVSRAIRRARSGLKSPNRPIGSFMFLGPTGVGKTELAKTIAEVMFGSEDALIRVDMSEFMEKHSTSRLVGSPPGYVGYDEGGQLTERIRQKPYSVVLLDEVEKAHPDVFNVLLQVLDDGHLTDAKGRKVDFKNTIIIMTSNIGATSLRDEKTVGFGVADETKDYKAMKSRILEELKKSFRPEFLNRVDEVVVFHSLNKEQLHDIVKIMSKDVVERLKEQDITLKLTPAAIDVISSEGFDPEYGARPIRRALQKEVEDRLSELLLSGELQTGDIVTLGASKGKINTKVKKIEKV; translated from the coding sequence ATGAGCGAATTATTTACGAAACGTGCAAATGATGTTCTGGAATTGGCACAAGAAAGTGCTAGATATTTTAAGCATGATACTGTGGGAACAGAGGATCTCTTATTAGGATTAGTTAAAGAGCCAAGAGGAGTTGGGGGTAAAGCAATTAGAAAATTAAATATAGATGAAGAAGTTATATTTGAGGAGATTGAGCAGGTTGTTCAATATGGTAGCTATAAAACGAAAAAAGGTCAGCTTTTACCATATTCACCTAGGGCAAAGGATGTGTTAGCTTTTGCTGGAGAAGAGGCAAAACGACTAGGAGCACCCAGTATTGGTACTGAGCACATTTTACTTGCTTTAATTAGAGAAGATACCTTGCTATCAGCACGTATTCTACAGAACTTTACGGTAGATTTAAAAAAATTACGCAAAGATATTTTAAAAAGAGTTGGTATTAATGAAAATAGTAAGAATGGAAAATCTCGAAAATCAGCAAAATCACTAACAAATGAAGGAACACCAACGCTGGAATCACTCGCTAGAGATTTAACTCAAAGTGCTAGAGAAAAACGATTGGATCCGTTAGTTGGCCGAGATACCGAAGTGGAAAGACTGATCCAAATATTGAGTCGTCGTACCAAAAATAACCCGGTTTTAGTTGGAGACCCAGGTGTAGGTAAAACGGCAATTGCTGAAGGATTAGCACAACGCATTGTTGCGGCAAATGTTCCAAAAGATATGCGAAATAAACGAGTGATGATGCTTGATATGGGAGCAGTAGTTGCAGGAACAAAATATCGTGGTGAATTTGAAGATCGTATGAAAAAATTAGTGGATGAAATTTATCATGACGGCGAAGTTATTTTGTTTATTGATGAATTACATACATTGATTGGCGCTGGTGGAGCGGAAGGTGCGATTGATGCGTCTAATATTTTAAAACCAGCTCTTGCTCGTGGTGAATTACAAACAATAGGGGCTACAACATTAGATGAATATCAAAAATATATTGAAAAAGATCCTGCATTAGAAAGACGTTTTGCTAAAATTTTAGTGGATGAACCAAATGAAGAAGAAACAATTGATATTTTATCAGGGTTAAAAGCACAATATGAAGAGCATCATCAAGTAGCGATTACAGAAGAAGCTATTGAAGCAGCTGTAAAACTATCTATTCGTTACATAAATGACCGTCAACTTCCTGATAAAGCTATTGATTTAATAGATGAAGCAGCTGCTAAAGTGCGTTTGAATCAGGCGGAAAAACCATCTCCAATAGTGAAACAGCAACAGGTATTAGCTGATATTTATAAGCAAAAAGAAGAAGCAATTATCTCACAAAATTTTGCCGAAGTGGTTGAAATTCGAGAGATAGAAAAGAAAGCCTTAAAAAAATTAGCAAAATTAGTTGAAAAACAAGAAAAAGAATCAGCCGGTTATATACAAAAAGTGACCGAAGAAGATATCGAATCTGTCATTTCTCAATGGACTGGTATTCCTTTAACACAGTTAGAGAAAAAAGAGAGTGAACGATTACTTGATTTGGAAAAGGTCATGCATGAACGTGTTGTCGGTCAAGAAGAGGCTGTAGAATCTGTCTCACGTGCCATTCGACGTGCGAGAAGTGGATTGAAGAGTCCTAATCGTCCAATTGGGTCATTTATGTTTTTAGGGCCAACAGGTGTTGGGAAAACAGAACTAGCTAAAACAATTGCTGAAGTGATGTTTGGTTCAGAAGATGCCCTGATTCGAGTGGATATGTCTGAGTTTATGGAAAAACATAGTACAAGCCGTTTAGTCGGCTCACCCCCAGGATATGTTGGTTATGATGAAGGTGGTCAATTGACTGAGCGAATTCGTCAAAAACCATATTCTGTTGTGCTACTTGATGAGGTGGAAAAAGCCCATCCTGATGTGTTTAATGTGTTGTTACAAGTATTAGATGATGGGCATTTAACTGATGCCAAAGGTCGTAAAGTAGATTTTAAAAATACGATTATTATCATGACATCAAATATCGGTGCTACTTCTTTACGAGATGAAAAGACTGTTGGATTTGGTGTAGCAGATGAAACCAAAGATTATAAAGCGATGAAATCTCGTATATTAGAAGAATTGAAAAAATCATTTAGACCTGAGTTCTTAAATCGTGTAGATGAAGTGGTTGTGTTCCATTCACTAAATAAAGAACAACTACATGATATCGTGAAGATCATGTCTAAAGATGTGGTTGAGAGATTAAAAGAACAAGATATTACATTAAAATTAACTCCAGCAGCTATTGATGTTATCAGTAGTGAAGGGTTTGATCCGGAATACGGAGCTCGTCCAATTCGTCGTGCTTTGCAAAAAGAAGTCGAAGATAGACTTAGTGAATTACTCTTGTCTGGTGAGCTTCAAACAGGAGATATAGTGACTCTTGGCGCATCAAAAGGGAAAATTAATACAAAAGTAAAAAAGATAGAAAAAGTGTAA
- a CDS encoding peptidase U32 family protein: protein MTNTLKRPEVLAPAGTLEKLKIAIHYGADAVYIGGNAYGLRSRAGNFSYEEMEEGVAFAKERGAKVYVAANMVTHEGDAKGAGEFFRKLRDIGISAVIVSDPALIEVCITEAPGLPVHLSTQSSATNFETLEFWKNEGLERVVLGREVSMDEVAKIRENTDIEIEAFIHGAMCISYSGRCTLSNHMSHRDANRGGCSQSCRWKYDLFDMPFGEERRSLTDTGEVSEPFSMSAVDMSMIEHIPDLVKNGVDSLKIEGRMKSIHYVSTVSNVYKKAVDSYMADPENYECKQEWIDELWKVAQRELATGFYYHIPTDEEQLFGKRRKIPVYKFIGEVLEYDDETKIATIRQRNHFRIEDRIEFYGPGFTHFEQDIKEMWNEDGESIEKAPNAMMIVKMPVAQPVKPGDMIRKQK from the coding sequence ATGACAAATACATTGAAACGACCAGAAGTACTGGCTCCGGCTGGTACGCTTGAAAAATTGAAAATTGCGATACATTACGGAGCAGATGCTGTGTATATTGGTGGAAATGCTTACGGCCTAAGAAGTCGTGCTGGGAACTTTTCTTATGAAGAAATGGAAGAGGGTGTCGCATTTGCCAAAGAACGAGGAGCAAAAGTTTATGTGGCGGCTAACATGGTGACGCATGAAGGAGATGCTAAAGGGGCTGGTGAGTTTTTCAGAAAATTGCGAGATATTGGCATTAGTGCGGTAATCGTTTCTGACCCAGCATTAATTGAAGTATGCATTACTGAAGCACCTGGTTTACCGGTTCATTTGTCGACACAATCTTCTGCGACAAATTTTGAAACATTAGAGTTTTGGAAAAATGAAGGACTAGAGCGAGTGGTATTAGGTCGTGAGGTCTCAATGGACGAGGTAGCGAAAATTCGTGAGAATACGGATATTGAAATTGAAGCCTTTATTCATGGTGCGATGTGTATTTCCTACTCAGGTCGTTGTACCTTATCAAATCATATGAGTCATCGAGATGCTAACCGTGGTGGCTGTTCGCAATCATGTCGTTGGAAATATGATTTATTTGATATGCCATTTGGTGAAGAAAGACGGTCATTAACAGACACTGGTGAAGTGAGTGAGCCGTTTTCAATGAGTGCGGTGGATATGTCAATGATCGAACACATTCCTGATTTGGTAAAAAATGGTGTCGACAGTCTGAAAATTGAAGGACGCATGAAGTCGATTCACTATGTATCAACGGTATCTAATGTGTATAAAAAAGCAGTTGATAGTTACATGGCTGATCCGGAAAATTATGAGTGCAAACAAGAGTGGATTGATGAACTATGGAAAGTGGCACAACGAGAATTAGCAACTGGTTTTTATTATCATATTCCAACAGATGAGGAACAATTATTTGGAAAACGTCGGAAAATTCCAGTGTATAAATTCATTGGTGAAGTGTTAGAATATGATGACGAAACTAAAATTGCCACTATCCGACAACGAAATCATTTCAGAATCGAAGATCGTATTGAATTTTACGGACCTGGATTTACTCACTTTGAACAAGATATCAAAGAGATGTGGAATGAAGACGGTGAATCAATTGAAAAAGCACCAAATGCTATGATGATTGTCAAAATGCCAGTCGCACAACCAGTTAAACCTGGTGATATGATTCGTAAACAGAAGTAA
- the gor gene encoding glutathione-disulfide reductase encodes MKTFDYIVIGGGSGGIASANRAGMHGAKVLLIEGNELGGTCVNVGCVPKKVMWSASQMNDMLHHQAYEYGFDITVDGFDMARLVENRQTYIKRLNGLYLKGLESNGVTHIKGYAKFKEKNAVEVNGETFTAPHILIATGGKIIRPNIPGAEYGIDSNGFFELTELPKRVAVVGAGYIAVEIAGVLHGLGATTHLAFRRDTFLREFDDLLIQGLTESYEKSGMNLHANSVPKSVDKTASGYVLSFENGKSIEVDEIVWAIGRVPNMDGLNLDVTDVELTDRGAIKVDQYQNTTQEGIYAVGDVIDKINLTPVAIAAGRRLSERLFNNQDNLYLEYHTVPTVVFSHPAIGTVGLTEKEAREQYGEDVKIYTSRFTPMQFAITEVREKCWMKLVCVGKEEKIVGLHGIGLGVDEMLQGFAVAVRMGATKADFDQTVAIHPTGAEEFVTMR; translated from the coding sequence ATGAAAACATTTGATTATATAGTGATTGGTGGAGGTAGTGGTGGAATAGCTTCTGCTAATAGAGCAGGTATGCATGGGGCTAAAGTGTTATTAATAGAAGGAAACGAGCTTGGTGGGACATGTGTCAATGTTGGATGTGTTCCTAAAAAAGTGATGTGGTCAGCATCTCAAATGAATGACATGCTACACCATCAAGCCTATGAATATGGTTTTGATATCACTGTTGATGGCTTTGACATGGCTCGTTTAGTCGAAAATCGCCAAACATATATTAAACGATTGAACGGTTTGTATTTAAAAGGGCTAGAAAGTAATGGAGTGACTCATATTAAGGGTTACGCGAAATTTAAAGAAAAAAATGCGGTCGAAGTAAACGGAGAAACATTTACTGCTCCTCATATTTTAATTGCGACAGGTGGAAAAATTATTCGTCCGAATATTCCCGGTGCAGAATATGGTATTGATTCAAATGGCTTTTTTGAATTAACAGAACTACCAAAACGAGTGGCAGTAGTTGGAGCTGGATATATCGCAGTGGAAATCGCTGGCGTATTACATGGCTTAGGAGCAACGACTCATTTGGCATTTAGACGTGACACATTTTTACGTGAATTCGATGACTTATTAATTCAAGGATTAACTGAAAGTTATGAGAAAAGTGGCATGAATTTACATGCAAATAGTGTACCAAAGAGTGTTGACAAAACAGCTTCTGGTTACGTTTTGTCCTTTGAAAATGGAAAATCAATCGAGGTAGATGAAATTGTCTGGGCAATCGGTCGAGTGCCAAATATGGATGGATTAAACCTTGATGTGACAGATGTTGAACTAACTGATAGAGGGGCTATAAAAGTAGACCAGTATCAAAATACCACACAAGAAGGCATTTATGCTGTTGGGGATGTCATTGATAAAATTAATTTAACACCTGTAGCAATTGCAGCAGGACGAAGATTATCTGAACGCTTATTTAATAATCAAGACAATTTATATTTAGAGTATCATACCGTTCCAACAGTTGTATTTTCACATCCAGCGATTGGAACAGTTGGTTTAACAGAAAAAGAAGCCAGAGAACAATATGGTGAAGATGTTAAAATATATACGTCTAGATTTACCCCAATGCAGTTTGCGATTACTGAAGTTCGCGAAAAATGTTGGATGAAACTTGTGTGTGTCGGAAAAGAAGAAAAGATTGTTGGATTACACGGTATTGGATTGGGTGTTGACGAGATGCTACAGGGATTTGCGGTTGCTGTAAGAATGGGTGCAACTAAAGCTGATTTTGATCAAACGGTTGCCATCCATCCAACAGGAGCAGAAGAATTTGTCACAATGAGATAA
- a CDS encoding cytochrome ubiquinol oxidase subunit I, which translates to MDIEFLARFQFGMTTVFHFFFVPMSIGMAFAVAVMETMYVVKKEQIYKDMAKFWGNIFLIGFAVGVVTGIIQEFQFGMNWSEYSRFMGDIFGAPLAVEALLAFFMESTFIGLWMFGWDKFNEKLHLLFIWLVSIGTALSALWILAANSFMQNPVAYSINEATGRAELTSFVGLLKNHQLWVEYPHVLFGAIVTGGFVIAGSSAWKMLKNKDMEFFKKSMNIGLILGLVGSILTIGAGHQQMIAVANDQPMKFAAMEGIYEDTTSPAPWNIIASIDTKEKETKWEISVPYLLTLLGGEDKYIGMDQANKNLHDEYDAKFGSDVDYYLPVKTLFWGFRFMAGFGTLMALMAIVGLFLLHKNKIQNMKWLLWLFVAGISFPFISNTFGWLVTELGRSPWTVYGLFTIADSVSPGVSATSLLISNIVYFLLFSVLGYVMFVFCKRAVKKGPYYVDPSEAKKDGIDPFAKGVL; encoded by the coding sequence ATGGATATCGAATTTTTGGCACGGTTCCAGTTTGGTATGACAACTGTCTTCCATTTCTTTTTCGTGCCAATGTCTATCGGGATGGCATTTGCTGTTGCGGTAATGGAGACAATGTATGTTGTTAAAAAAGAACAAATCTATAAAGATATGGCAAAATTCTGGGGCAACATCTTTTTAATTGGTTTTGCCGTAGGGGTTGTAACAGGGATTATCCAAGAGTTTCAATTTGGTATGAACTGGTCTGAATACTCTCGCTTTATGGGGGATATTTTTGGTGCACCATTAGCTGTTGAAGCACTATTAGCATTCTTTATGGAATCAACATTCATTGGTTTATGGATGTTTGGTTGGGACAAGTTTAACGAAAAACTGCATTTATTATTTATTTGGTTAGTTTCAATCGGTACAGCACTATCAGCACTTTGGATTCTTGCAGCGAACTCATTCATGCAAAATCCTGTTGCTTATTCAATCAACGAAGCAACTGGTCGTGCAGAATTAACAAGCTTTGTTGGTTTACTAAAAAATCATCAATTATGGGTAGAATACCCTCACGTATTATTTGGAGCAATTGTAACCGGTGGATTTGTGATTGCAGGTTCATCAGCATGGAAAATGCTTAAAAACAAAGACATGGAATTCTTTAAAAAATCAATGAACATTGGATTGATTTTAGGATTAGTTGGTTCAATTTTAACAATTGGTGCTGGTCACCAACAAATGATTGCTGTTGCAAATGATCAACCAATGAAATTTGCAGCAATGGAAGGTATCTATGAAGATACAACTTCCCCTGCACCATGGAATATTATTGCATCAATTGATACAAAAGAAAAAGAAACAAAATGGGAAATTTCTGTGCCATACTTACTAACACTTTTAGGTGGAGAAGATAAGTACATCGGGATGGACCAAGCAAATAAAAATCTACATGACGAATACGATGCAAAATTCGGTTCAGACGTAGACTACTATTTACCCGTTAAGACTCTTTTCTGGGGATTCAGATTCATGGCAGGTTTTGGTACACTAATGGCATTAATGGCTATTGTGGGACTATTCTTGCTTCATAAAAACAAGATTCAAAATATGAAATGGTTACTATGGCTATTTGTAGCAGGCATTAGTTTCCCATTCATTTCAAACACATTCGGTTGGTTGGTAACTGAATTAGGACGTTCACCATGGACTGTATACGGATTGTTTACAATCGCAGACAGTGTGTCTCCTGGTGTATCAGCAACATCATTATTAATTAGTAACATTGTTTATTTCTTATTATTCAGTGTATTAGGTTATGTGATGTTTGTATTCTGTAAACGTGCTGTTAAAAAAGGGCCTTACTATGTGGATCCATCTGAAGCGAAAAAAGATGGTATAGATCCATTTGCAAAGGGGGTTCTGTAA
- the cydB gene encoding cytochrome d ubiquinol oxidase subunit II, whose translation MSNLQFLWFILIGVLFSGFFFLEGFDFGVGMSVKLVARNKRERDQVIETIGPIWESNLVWLITAGGAMFASFPEWYASLFSGFYLILLFILVGLIIRGVSFKFRSSSENAKERNTWEWALFLGSVIVPFLFGMMFVDLVMGLPMNASKNVMNASFTDYVNLFSIVGGVAVTLVSFLHGLNYLRLKTEGAVRERSLAIAKKLYPVLFAGLVVFAILAYLKTDFFTERFTSSLILLVLIVVFAALSAYGTYKDKEGLSFISTGLVFVGIVAFLFNGLFPRVMIAKDSQFSLLIENASSTPYTLKVMTIVTVVLLPIVLLYVAWAYKQFAKRVKIDR comes from the coding sequence ATGAGTAATTTACAATTTTTATGGTTTATTTTAATTGGTGTCTTGTTTTCAGGATTCTTCTTCTTAGAAGGATTTGACTTTGGTGTTGGGATGTCAGTTAAACTGGTTGCACGTAATAAACGCGAACGTGACCAAGTCATTGAAACAATTGGACCTATTTGGGAAAGTAACTTAGTATGGTTAATTACAGCTGGTGGGGCAATGTTTGCCTCTTTCCCGGAATGGTACGCGTCACTATTTAGTGGATTCTACTTAATTTTATTATTTATTTTAGTAGGATTAATTATCCGCGGGGTATCATTTAAGTTCCGAAGTAGTTCTGAAAATGCGAAAGAACGTAATACTTGGGAATGGGCATTGTTTTTAGGTAGTGTGATTGTCCCATTTCTATTTGGTATGATGTTTGTTGACTTAGTAATGGGTCTACCAATGAATGCGTCTAAAAACGTGATGAATGCATCATTTACTGATTACGTTAACCTATTTTCTATCGTTGGTGGAGTGGCAGTGACTTTAGTTAGTTTCTTACATGGATTAAACTACTTACGATTAAAAACAGAAGGTGCGGTACGTGAACGTTCATTAGCTATTGCTAAAAAATTATACCCAGTATTATTTGCTGGATTAGTTGTTTTTGCTATCTTAGCTTATTTGAAAACAGATTTCTTTACTGAACGTTTTACCTCTTCATTGATTCTTTTAGTTTTAATTGTTGTTTTTGCAGCACTTTCTGCTTATGGCACTTATAAAGACAAAGAAGGATTATCTTTTATTTCAACTGGATTAGTCTTCGTTGGGATTGTAGCATTCTTATTTAATGGGTTATTCCCACGTGTTATGATCGCCAAAGACTCACAATTTAGTTTATTAATTGAAAATGCATCAAGTACACCGTATACATTGAAAGTAATGACAATTGTTACAGTTGTCTTATTACCAATCGTCTTACTTTACGTTGCTTGGGCATATAAACAATTTGCCAAACGTGTCAAGATAGATAGATAA
- the cydD gene encoding thiol reductant ABC exporter subunit CydD, with the protein MIDKNLFRIDKIRSVLIGLVGLGILQALLIIGQAYFLSKGISALWNGEAVASQTMSLIWFFSCFFGRQLVLYVRDKSLDKYAYQEARKVRQQLLQKIFRLGPNFVQKEGTGNMVTMTIEGIDQVENYITLILPKLTNMMVIPWIILVFVFMQDVRSGVILLIVFPVIILFMIILGYAARAKADRQYEGFQLLSNHFLDSLRGIETLYFLGLSKTYEKNVYDISEDYRKATMSTLKIAILSTFALDFFTTLSVAIVAVFLGFKLMNGEILLLPALTTLVLAPDFFLPLRDFSNDYHATLDGGNTLKSIFSILDQKELTNDETIDLKGSWNESDTLSLKNMSLKYNESQEATTLTDISFDWQGSGKIGIVGLSGSGKSTLIKLLGGFLEATEPSIHINDSAMSNLQKKVWQDQLFYIPQDPYIFHGTLKENITFYHPEASFEECAEAIKQAGLIDVIEELPEGWDTVIGEGGHLLSGGQYQRIAVARALLDKERKVLLFDEPTAHLDVETEYELKETMLPLFEDKLVFFATHRLHWMREMDYILVMEDGKIVEQGTYNELRAKNGAYQHFVDQLKGGL; encoded by the coding sequence TTGATTGATAAGAATTTATTTCGTATTGATAAAATTAGGTCAGTCTTAATTGGGCTTGTAGGATTAGGAATCCTACAAGCCTTATTAATTATCGGACAGGCTTATTTTTTATCAAAAGGTATCAGTGCGTTGTGGAACGGAGAAGCTGTCGCATCGCAAACGATGTCGCTTATTTGGTTTTTTTCTTGTTTTTTTGGTAGACAGCTAGTGTTGTATGTACGAGATAAATCTCTTGATAAGTACGCGTATCAAGAAGCAAGAAAAGTCCGACAACAATTGCTACAGAAAATATTTCGTTTAGGTCCTAACTTTGTTCAAAAAGAAGGGACTGGTAACATGGTTACTATGACGATTGAAGGGATTGACCAAGTAGAAAACTATATTACGTTAATTTTACCGAAGTTAACCAATATGATGGTCATACCATGGATTATCTTAGTGTTTGTATTTATGCAAGATGTGCGTTCAGGCGTCATATTATTAATCGTTTTTCCCGTTATCATTTTATTTATGATTATTTTGGGATACGCTGCAAGAGCCAAAGCAGATAGACAATATGAAGGGTTTCAGTTATTAAGTAATCATTTTTTAGACTCTCTAAGAGGGATCGAAACGCTTTATTTTTTAGGGTTAAGTAAGACATATGAAAAAAATGTTTACGACATTAGTGAAGATTACCGAAAAGCAACAATGAGTACGTTAAAAATTGCAATACTTTCAACATTTGCACTAGATTTTTTTACAACCTTATCTGTGGCAATTGTGGCGGTCTTTTTAGGGTTTAAATTAATGAATGGAGAGATTTTATTATTACCAGCTTTAACAACCTTAGTGTTAGCACCAGATTTCTTTTTGCCCTTACGAGATTTTTCAAATGACTACCATGCGACATTAGATGGTGGAAACACGTTAAAATCTATTTTTTCAATTTTAGATCAAAAAGAATTAACAAATGATGAAACAATTGACTTAAAAGGTTCATGGAATGAATCAGATACATTATCATTAAAAAATATGTCGTTAAAATATAATGAATCACAAGAGGCAACAACCTTGACGGATATTTCTTTTGACTGGCAAGGTAGTGGGAAAATTGGAATTGTTGGGTTATCAGGTTCTGGTAAGTCAACGTTGATTAAGCTATTAGGAGGGTTTTTAGAAGCAACAGAGCCAAGTATTCATATTAATGATTCTGCTATGAGTAATTTGCAAAAGAAAGTTTGGCAAGATCAATTATTTTATATTCCTCAAGATCCTTATATTTTCCATGGCACATTAAAAGAAAATATTACATTCTATCATCCAGAAGCAAGTTTTGAAGAATGTGCTGAAGCCATCAAGCAAGCAGGTTTGATAGATGTCATTGAAGAATTACCAGAAGGTTGGGATACTGTGATTGGTGAAGGTGGCCACTTACTAAGTGGAGGGCAATACCAACGAATTGCAGTAGCCAGAGCGTTGCTTGATAAAGAACGAAAAGTTTTACTATTTGATGAACCAACAGCCCATCTAGATGTGGAAACAGAGTATGAATTAAAAGAAACTATGTTGCCATTATTTGAAGATAAGCTTGTCTTTTTTGCAACGCATCGTCTGCATTGGATGAGAGAGATGGATTATATCTTGGTAATGGAAGATGGAAAAATTGTGGAACAAGGAACTTATAATGAGTTACGTGCTAAAAATGGTGCCTACCAACACTTTGTTGACCAATTGAAGGGAGGGTTATAG